A genomic region of Elusimicrobiota bacterium contains the following coding sequences:
- a CDS encoding GMC family oxidoreductase, which yields MSEKAQIAVVGSGPGGAVTACVLAESGKEVLLVEEGAGLGQASCRPFSVEEMVEKYRHGGVSAALGSCPVAYVEGRTVGGGSEVNSALYHRVPAQRLEEWSLRLAVEGIGEKNLASHFEALEAELGLLADSTSGHPVGRKLAAGAQSLGLECVQALRMAYPGPGCLHRRSMSETFIPRAVKAGCRLHEGTRVERLERRGGRWVLKARTSGPVFEIEAETVFLACGAIQTPALLRRSGLAPRAGASLSLHPMAKLVAQFPDEVNGPDLGVAAQQVKLPHGRFSFGCSIGSPANLALNLLDYPEPLSRLAKDWRRMASFYVMVPGSGRGEVRGLPGFPDPLVRYEVSPEDLRDLDEGLQKLGGLLMAAGAERVFAAPVTQSDARLVTLHLMGSCPMGEHRGLCVADSFGKAHGCAGLYLADASLFCGPLGVNPQGTVMALARRNALAFLKAA from the coding sequence ATGAGCGAAAAGGCTCAAATAGCCGTTGTCGGCTCCGGCCCAGGCGGGGCCGTGACCGCCTGCGTGCTTGCCGAGTCGGGCAAAGAGGTGCTTTTGGTCGAGGAGGGGGCCGGCCTGGGGCAGGCTTCCTGCCGGCCTTTCTCCGTTGAGGAGATGGTGGAGAAGTACCGGCATGGGGGGGTCTCGGCCGCGCTGGGCTCCTGCCCGGTCGCCTACGTCGAAGGCCGGACCGTGGGGGGAGGCAGCGAGGTCAACAGCGCGCTTTACCATAGGGTGCCCGCCCAACGGCTGGAGGAGTGGTCTCTCCGCTTGGCTGTGGAGGGGATTGGGGAGAAGAATCTGGCCTCGCATTTCGAGGCCCTGGAAGCAGAATTGGGCCTGCTGGCGGACTCCACCAGCGGCCATCCTGTAGGCCGCAAGCTCGCGGCGGGCGCCCAGAGCCTGGGGCTGGAGTGCGTCCAAGCTCTGCGCATGGCTTACCCCGGTCCCGGCTGCCTGCACAGGCGCTCCATGTCCGAAACGTTTATACCGCGCGCGGTGAAGGCCGGCTGCCGGCTCCATGAGGGGACTCGGGTCGAGCGCCTGGAGCGCCGAGGCGGGCGCTGGGTCTTGAAGGCTCGGACTTCGGGCCCCGTCTTCGAGATCGAGGCGGAGACGGTGTTCCTGGCCTGCGGCGCCATCCAGACCCCGGCCCTGCTGCGCCGCAGCGGCCTGGCCCCGCGCGCCGGCGCGTCTTTGTCCCTGCATCCCATGGCCAAGCTGGTCGCTCAGTTCCCTGATGAGGTCAACGGCCCGGACCTGGGCGTGGCCGCACAGCAGGTCAAGCTTCCGCACGGGAGGTTCTCCTTCGGCTGCTCGATCGGCTCCCCGGCGAACCTGGCCTTGAACCTGCTGGACTATCCGGAGCCTTTGTCGCGCCTGGCCAAGGACTGGCGGCGCATGGCTTCTTTCTATGTCATGGTGCCGGGTTCGGGACGCGGCGAGGTCAGGGGCTTGCCGGGCTTCCCCGATCCTCTGGTGCGTTACGAGGTCTCACCCGAGGATCTGCGCGACCTGGATGAGGGGCTTCAGAAGCTTGGGGGATTGCTCATGGCCGCCGGCGCCGAGAGGGTCTTCGCGGCTCCGGTGACGCAGAGCGACGCGCGCCTGGTGACTTTGCATCTGATGGGCTCCTGTCCCATGGGGGAGCACCGCGGGCTGTGTGTGGCGGATTCCTTCGGCAAGGCGCACGGCTGCGCGGGCCTCTACCTTGCGGACGCGAGCCTGTTCTGCGGGCCGCTGGGCGTCAACCCGCAGGGCACGGTGATGGCGCTGGCCCGGCGCAACGCGCTGGCCTTCCTCAAAGCGGCCTAG
- the alr gene encoding alanine racemase yields the protein MLKWVEIDLSAVRANARWVLSRLDGKSRLMAVVKADAYGHGAVPVARAAVSAGASCLGVLNVDEARGLRRGGIKAPIHLLSPILPEAAGEALRLKVIPTVDDLRQAAALGSAAGSRGLAVHVDLDFGLGRWGILPKDLPAFLKGLRRRRLRLAGVSTHIDYVPGKNAVEAEDKLRAFWRLAQRLKREHPGLVCHAANSSVLVDFPHWKMDMARIGNLLYGINPSAAKLAPIQSPWRFCARIIALRRVVKGRSIGYASEYVAARTMRVATLPAGYADGLTMEPAERLISFGSGFQYWGMVGKAKAPFIGRCGISHVLVDVTAAPRAAVGDVVSLPVRRTAASPHLPRIYR from the coding sequence ATGCTGAAATGGGTGGAGATAGACCTAAGCGCGGTGCGCGCCAACGCACGCTGGGTGCTCTCGCGCCTCGACGGGAAGTCCCGCCTCATGGCCGTGGTCAAGGCCGACGCCTACGGGCACGGCGCCGTGCCCGTGGCCCGCGCCGCGGTCTCCGCCGGGGCCTCCTGCCTCGGCGTCCTCAACGTGGACGAGGCCCGCGGCCTGCGCCGGGGCGGGATCAAGGCCCCCATCCACCTGCTCTCCCCCATCCTGCCCGAGGCCGCCGGCGAGGCGCTTCGTCTCAAGGTGATCCCCACCGTGGACGACCTCAGACAGGCCGCAGCCCTTGGCTCGGCCGCCGGCTCGCGGGGTCTGGCCGTGCACGTGGACCTCGACTTCGGCCTGGGCCGCTGGGGCATCCTGCCCAAGGACCTCCCCGCCTTCCTCAAAGGCCTGCGCCGCCGGCGGTTGCGCCTGGCCGGCGTCTCCACCCACATCGACTACGTGCCGGGCAAGAACGCGGTGGAGGCCGAGGACAAGCTGCGCGCTTTCTGGCGCCTGGCCCAGCGCCTCAAGCGCGAGCATCCCGGCCTGGTCTGCCACGCCGCCAACAGCTCGGTCCTCGTGGACTTCCCGCACTGGAAGATGGACATGGCGCGCATCGGCAACCTGCTCTACGGCATCAACCCGTCGGCGGCCAAGCTCGCCCCGATCCAGAGCCCCTGGCGCTTCTGCGCCCGCATCATCGCCCTGCGCCGCGTGGTCAAGGGCCGCTCCATCGGCTACGCCAGCGAGTACGTGGCCGCGCGCACCATGCGCGTGGCGACCTTGCCCGCGGGCTATGCCGACGGCCTGACCATGGAGCCGGCCGAACGCCTCATCAGCTTCGGCTCCGGCTTCCAGTATTGGGGGATGGTCGGCAAGGCCAAGGCGCCTTTCATCGGCCGCTGCGGCATCTCCCATGTCCTGGTGGACGTGACGGCCGCTCCGCGCGCCGCGGTCGGCGACGTCGTGTCTTTGCCCGTGCGCCGCACAGCGGCCAGCCCGCATCTGCCGCGAATCTATCGGTAA
- a CDS encoding UbiA family prenyltransferase → MTKPSPADLPLCVDLDGTLIRSDLLFESAAALVKARPWFLLALPFWLARGLAFLKRRIAESASLDVSALPFHGPLLERLRAQKASGRRLVLATASDIRLARQVADRAGLFDEVLASHDGINLIGEAKARALVERFGKGGFDYAGDDAKDLPVWRAARKAILVDVPESLAAEVAALVPAERISAGGSSRLREAWRALRPYQWGKNLIIFIPIVTSHRWSDLAILGQAFLAAVSFSLCASSVYLLNDLLDLQVDRSTPGKKDRPFAAGTLPLSWALLLLPLLAAAAGVAAFLPKGFALVLASYYALTLLYSWKLRSVVVLDVFCLALLYTARLFAGHAATGIPFSPWLSGFSMFLFLSLALMKRYVEFSGAALSPGRGYGPSDAPLLRDLGVTSGCVSALIFAFYIYSEQVARLYTKPVLLWLICLLILFALGRMWHLARRGRLDEDPVRFVLKDGVSWLCAGLTALVLAAASAQMP, encoded by the coding sequence GTGACTAAGCCGAGCCCTGCGGACCTGCCGCTCTGCGTGGACCTCGACGGGACCCTCATCCGCAGCGACCTCCTGTTCGAATCGGCCGCAGCTTTGGTCAAGGCCCGGCCTTGGTTCCTGCTGGCCCTGCCTTTCTGGCTGGCGCGCGGCTTGGCCTTCCTCAAGCGCCGCATAGCCGAGTCCGCTTCCTTGGACGTCAGCGCCCTGCCTTTCCACGGCCCGCTCTTGGAGCGTTTGCGCGCGCAAAAGGCTTCCGGCCGGAGGCTCGTGCTGGCCACGGCCTCGGATATCCGGCTCGCCAGGCAGGTGGCGGACCGCGCCGGACTCTTCGATGAAGTCCTGGCCAGCCACGACGGGATCAATCTCATAGGCGAAGCCAAAGCCCGGGCCTTGGTGGAGCGCTTCGGGAAGGGCGGGTTCGACTACGCGGGCGACGACGCCAAGGACCTGCCGGTCTGGCGCGCGGCGCGCAAGGCCATCCTCGTCGACGTTCCGGAGAGCTTGGCCGCCGAGGTCGCGGCCTTGGTCCCGGCCGAGCGCATCTCCGCGGGCGGCTCCAGCCGCCTGCGCGAGGCCTGGCGCGCGCTGCGGCCCTACCAGTGGGGCAAGAACCTCATCATCTTCATTCCCATCGTCACCTCTCACCGCTGGTCGGACCTGGCGATCCTTGGGCAGGCCTTTCTGGCGGCCGTCTCTTTCAGCCTCTGCGCCTCCAGCGTCTATCTGCTCAACGACCTGCTGGACCTCCAGGTCGACCGGTCCACGCCGGGCAAGAAGGACCGCCCCTTCGCGGCCGGGACCTTGCCTCTGTCCTGGGCGCTCCTGCTTCTGCCCCTGCTCGCGGCCGCGGCCGGCGTGGCGGCCTTCCTCCCCAAGGGCTTCGCGCTGGTCCTCGCCAGCTACTACGCGTTGACGCTCCTCTACTCCTGGAAGCTGCGCTCGGTGGTGGTTCTCGACGTCTTCTGTTTGGCCTTGCTCTATACGGCCCGGCTCTTCGCCGGCCATGCGGCCACGGGCATCCCCTTCTCGCCCTGGCTCTCCGGCTTCTCCATGTTCCTCTTCCTGAGCCTGGCCTTGATGAAGCGCTATGTGGAGTTCTCGGGCGCTGCGCTGTCGCCGGGACGGGGCTACGGGCCCTCGGACGCCCCTCTGCTGCGCGATCTGGGGGTGACGAGCGGCTGCGTCTCGGCTCTGATCTTTGCCTTCTATATCTACAGCGAGCAGGTGGCCAGGCTCTACACCAAGCCCGTGCTCCTGTGGCTCATCTGTCTCCTCATCCTCTTTGCCTTGGGCCGCATGTGGCATCTGGCGCGGCGGGGCAGGCTCGACGAGGACCCGGTGCGCTTCGTGCTCAAGGACGGCGTCAGTTGGCTCTGCGCGGGCCTGACGGCGCTGGTCCTCGCGGCGGCGAGCGCCCAGATGCCATGA